One window of Helicobacter winghamensis ATCC BAA-430 genomic DNA carries:
- a CDS encoding multidrug effflux MFS transporter yields MQNHTKIRGSYKFKLIFILALMSSLAPLSTDMYLAALNRVQESFQTNPFFTQLSLASFFIAFAFGQLLYGPLSDTFGRKKPALIGMLIFITSSFGCVVIDNIYSFIILRFFEALGGCAGVVIARAIVNDLFDFEEAAGVYALMMVFSSFAPMLSPTLGAFLIQYFPWQSIFAFLFLLGIFLFLMVLFGLKESAPHLKKQKFSHKETLKNYYFVLKDRAFLVYVLCSAFTMATIFAYITGSNFVFVNFFGISEQNFAFLFGLNALGFMLCANLNTRSLKKLSAKRILAIALLAMLLAHFIMLLNAYFSPQLWLFEFSLFSILATLGFIMPNTTILAMARFRDCSGTASAILGTTQFAFAGLIAFIVGAFEANTPIFLSLIMFVSVLLANLIYFSARHKNSHH; encoded by the coding sequence ATGCAAAACCACACTAAAATTCGCGGATCTTATAAATTTAAACTCATTTTTATTCTAGCTCTTATGTCAAGCCTTGCGCCACTCTCCACAGATATGTATCTAGCCGCACTAAATCGCGTGCAAGAGAGCTTCCAAACCAACCCATTTTTTACACAACTCTCTCTTGCTAGTTTTTTTATCGCCTTTGCTTTTGGGCAGCTTCTTTATGGACCTTTAAGCGATACTTTTGGACGCAAGAAGCCAGCACTTATAGGAATGTTAATTTTCATCACTTCAAGCTTTGGTTGCGTAGTGATTGACAATATTTATAGCTTTATTATTTTGCGCTTTTTTGAAGCCCTAGGTGGCTGTGCTGGAGTGGTGATTGCAAGGGCTATTGTTAATGATTTGTTTGACTTTGAAGAAGCCGCTGGTGTGTATGCTTTAATGATGGTTTTTAGCTCCTTTGCACCGATGTTATCGCCAACACTTGGAGCATTTTTGATTCAATACTTCCCTTGGCAAAGCATTTTTGCCTTTTTGTTTTTGCTTGGAATCTTTTTGTTTTTAATGGTGCTTTTTGGGTTAAAAGAAAGCGCACCACATTTAAAAAAGCAAAAATTCTCTCACAAAGAAACGCTAAAAAACTATTATTTCGTCTTAAAAGATCGCGCATTTTTAGTCTATGTGCTATGCTCTGCTTTCACAATGGCAACAATCTTTGCTTATATTACAGGTTCAAACTTCGTTTTTGTCAATTTTTTTGGAATCTCTGAACAAAACTTCGCCTTTTTGTTTGGATTAAACGCACTAGGTTTTATGCTTTGTGCAAATCTCAACACAAGATCGCTAAAAAAACTTAGTGCAAAAAGAATTCTAGCTATTGCGCTTTTAGCGATGCTTCTAGCACATTTTATAATGCTTTTAAATGCGTATTTTAGCCCACAATTATGGCTCTTTGAGTTCTCGCTCTTTAGCATTCTTGCCACACTTGGTTTTATTATGCCAAACACCACTATTTTAGCAATGGCAAGGTTTAGAGATTGCTCTGGCACGGCTTCTGCTATTCTTGGCACAACGCAATTTGCCTTTGCTGGGCTTATAGCCTTTATTGTAGGTGCATTTGAAGCAAACACACCCATTTTTCTAAGTCTTATAATGTTTGTCTCTGTGCTTTTAGCAAATCTTATTTATTTTAGCGCAAGGCATAAAAATTCACACCATTAA
- a CDS encoding AEC family transporter, which produces MLLAMYSIFVFIFIGYMANVLRLLGNKQSGILLGFLVNFALPAQIFNGTYHASVSVDFLLVCLIALFSNLFSVLFVLFLGRIFRLERSVLITLCFMATFGNTLYLGFPFVQGALGEAQANQVIIFDQFVTGIPFAFLAPILLSLNGKTAFSFVEVFKRLFRSPLFLALICGVLFRLIPFEIPEVLFTPLKSLAQTATPVALFAIGVQLNLRGILEWKYPVLLLGAKMFVAPLVLFVFVRVFYGEFSNAWKMALIEVAMPPLVSGAAIIYKAGFNAKVALNAVTFGILVSFVSIPLWLYFA; this is translated from the coding sequence ATGCTTTTGGCGATGTATAGTATTTTTGTCTTTATTTTTATCGGTTATATGGCAAATGTTTTGCGCCTTTTGGGGAATAAACAAAGCGGAATCTTGCTTGGGTTTTTGGTAAATTTTGCACTTCCGGCACAAATTTTTAATGGAACATATCATGCTAGTGTGAGTGTGGATTTTTTGCTTGTGTGCTTGATTGCTCTGTTTTCAAACCTATTTTCCGTGCTGTTTGTTTTGTTTCTTGGGAGAATTTTTAGGCTTGAACGGAGTGTGTTAATTACGCTTTGTTTTATGGCAACGTTTGGAAACACACTGTATTTAGGTTTCCCATTTGTGCAAGGTGCATTAGGTGAAGCACAAGCAAATCAAGTGATTATTTTTGATCAATTTGTAACAGGAATTCCCTTTGCGTTTTTAGCCCCGATTTTGCTAAGTTTAAATGGTAAAACCGCATTTTCCTTTGTAGAAGTTTTTAAGCGATTGTTTAGAAGTCCTTTGTTTTTAGCTCTTATTTGTGGTGTGCTTTTTAGGCTTATTCCCTTTGAGATTCCAGAAGTTTTATTTACGCCGTTAAAATCCCTTGCGCAAACCGCCACGCCTGTGGCACTCTTTGCTATTGGAGTGCAATTAAATTTGCGCGGAATTTTAGAGTGGAAGTATCCAGTGTTGCTTTTGGGGGCAAAAATGTTTGTAGCGCCTTTGGTTTTATTTGTGTTTGTGAGGGTGTTTTATGGAGAATTTAGTAACGCCTGGAAAATGGCGTTAATAGAAGTTGCAATGCCACCACTTGTTAGTGGAGCGGCTATTATTTATAAGGCAGGTTTCAATGCTAAAGTTGCCTTAAATGCAGTTACTTTTGGAATTTTAGTAAGTTTTGTTAGCATTCCATTGTGGTTGTATTTTGCATAA
- the oadA gene encoding sodium-extruding oxaloacetate decarboxylase subunit alpha, whose translation MVKITENSLRDGHQSLLATRMRTEDLVEAAQIFEQVGFHSIEAWGGATYDTCLRYLKEDPFERLATFKEIFKKTPIQMLLRGQNLIGYRHYADDIVREFVRLSAQNGVDIFRIFDALNDIRNLEVSIEEVKKQGKHAQGAICYTTSPVHTIKSFVEYGKELEKRGCDSLAIKDMAGLITPNATFELVKALKEEIDLPLALHTHSTAGFAFGSHLKAIEAGVDILDLANSALAEGTSHPCTQSMVATLQGTQWDSKLDLSLMEKAAEILKRNRRKYKKFESEYNNIDTRVLVSQIPGGMISNLANQLREQNALDKMDAVLEEIPNVRKDFGYPPLVTPSSQIVGTQAVLNVLAQTRYKTLTTESKNIIKGYYGKTPALIDSVLIERVKQEGEEIIASRPADKIAPELQKAREESQEFAKSETDVISYAIFGAIAKKFLDERNENRLSPEALTTFEGVQGPMPKEFTINLHGETYHIKIEGSGEKNASVRPFFVRVDGDLREVLVELDSSDKKGGVKKTDSLPQASLPGHIISPMPGNLTKLKVKVGDKIKEGDVLAIVEAMKMENQVLATVGGEIKEIYAKEGQQISANLAIMLVE comes from the coding sequence ATGGTTAAGATTACTGAAAATAGCTTAAGAGATGGACATCAATCTTTGCTAGCTACAAGAATGCGCACAGAAGATTTAGTAGAGGCTGCGCAGATTTTTGAACAAGTTGGATTCCATAGCATTGAAGCTTGGGGCGGGGCAACTTATGATACTTGTTTGCGCTATTTAAAAGAAGATCCTTTTGAGCGTCTTGCAACTTTTAAAGAGATTTTCAAAAAAACTCCCATTCAAATGTTGTTGCGCGGACAAAATCTTATTGGTTATCGCCATTATGCTGATGATATTGTGCGTGAGTTTGTGCGATTATCCGCGCAAAATGGTGTAGATATTTTTAGAATTTTTGATGCTCTAAATGATATTCGTAATCTTGAGGTTTCTATTGAAGAGGTTAAAAAACAAGGAAAACACGCGCAAGGAGCGATTTGCTACACAACTTCGCCTGTGCATACTATTAAAAGTTTTGTAGAGTATGGCAAAGAGTTAGAAAAGCGCGGTTGTGATTCTTTGGCAATTAAAGATATGGCTGGGCTTATTACTCCAAATGCAACATTTGAACTTGTTAAAGCTTTAAAAGAAGAAATTGACTTGCCTTTAGCATTACATACACATTCTACTGCCGGTTTTGCTTTTGGCTCGCATTTAAAGGCTATTGAAGCTGGAGTGGATATTTTAGATCTTGCAAATTCCGCATTAGCAGAAGGCACAAGTCATCCTTGCACGCAATCAATGGTAGCAACATTGCAAGGCACGCAATGGGATAGCAAATTAGATTTATCCTTAATGGAAAAAGCAGCAGAGATTTTAAAGCGTAATCGCAGAAAGTATAAAAAGTTTGAATCAGAATATAACAATATTGATACGCGTGTGCTTGTTAGCCAAATACCTGGAGGTATGATTTCTAATCTAGCCAATCAATTAAGAGAGCAAAACGCGCTAGATAAAATGGATGCCGTTTTAGAAGAGATTCCAAATGTGCGTAAAGACTTTGGGTATCCGCCTTTAGTTACTCCATCAAGTCAGATTGTAGGCACACAAGCAGTATTAAATGTCTTAGCACAAACGCGTTATAAGACTTTGACAACGGAATCTAAAAACATCATCAAAGGCTATTATGGTAAAACTCCAGCACTGATTGATTCTGTATTGATTGAACGCGTTAAGCAAGAAGGTGAGGAAATTATTGCAAGTCGTCCAGCAGACAAAATTGCACCAGAGTTACAAAAAGCAAGAGAAGAATCTCAAGAATTTGCCAAAAGTGAAACAGATGTGATTTCTTATGCGATTTTTGGGGCAATTGCAAAGAAATTTTTAGATGAACGCAATGAAAATCGCCTAAGCCCAGAAGCATTGACGACTTTTGAAGGTGTTCAAGGTCCTATGCCAAAAGAATTTACTATTAATTTACATGGCGAAACTTACCATATTAAAATTGAAGGAAGTGGTGAAAAAAATGCAAGTGTACGTCCATTTTTTGTGCGCGTAGATGGGGATTTAAGGGAAGTTTTAGTGGAGTTGGATTCTAGCGATAAAAAAGGAGGTGTCAAAAAAACTGATTCCTTGCCACAAGCAAGCTTGCCTGGACATATTATTTCTCCAATGCCAGGAAATCTAACAAAACTTAAAGTGAAAGTAGGTGATAAAATCAAAGAGGGAGATGTGCTAGCTATTGTTGAGGCAATGAAAATGGAAAATCAAGTTTTAGCAACGGTGGGTGGTGAAATCAAAGAAATTTATGCAAAAGAAGGGCAGCAAATTAGTGCAAATTTA